The Roseovarius indicus genome has a segment encoding these proteins:
- a CDS encoding DNA-3-methyladenine glycosylase family protein, with translation MTGRIIETSADVEEGADYLERVCPRLAHARQLTGPLPLRRKPDGFAQLLSAIVSQQVSIASAAAIWGRMKAAGLTGPRKIMWASDDDLRAVGLSRQKIRYARALAEARIDFKGLRGKPDAEVVATLTEVPGIGVWTAEIYAMFSLGRADVFAPGDLALQEAARVLYDLPERPKDRELRAMAEAWSPWRSVAARLLWAYYRVDKQREGIR, from the coding sequence GTGACCGGGCGGATCATCGAGACGTCGGCGGATGTCGAGGAGGGTGCGGATTACCTCGAGCGCGTCTGCCCGCGGCTGGCGCATGCGCGGCAGCTGACGGGGCCGCTGCCGCTCAGGCGGAAGCCGGACGGGTTTGCCCAACTTTTGAGCGCCATCGTCAGCCAGCAGGTGAGCATCGCGTCGGCCGCGGCCATCTGGGGCCGGATGAAGGCTGCCGGGCTGACCGGGCCGCGCAAGATCATGTGGGCGAGCGACGACGATCTGCGGGCCGTGGGGCTGAGCCGGCAGAAGATCCGCTATGCCAGGGCGCTGGCGGAGGCGCGGATAGATTTCAAGGGGTTGCGGGGCAAACCTGATGCGGAGGTCGTGGCGACGCTGACCGAGGTGCCGGGCATCGGCGTGTGGACAGCGGAGATCTACGCGATGTTCAGCCTTGGCCGGGCGGACGTGTTCGCGCCCGGTGACCTGGCCCTGCAGGAGGCGGCGCGGGTGCTTTACGATCTGCCGGAGCGGCCGAAGGACCGGGAGTTGAGGGCGATGGCCGAGGCGTGGAGCCCGTGGAGATCGGTTGCGGCGCGGCTTTTGTGGGCCTACTACCGGGTGGACAAACAAAGGGAAGGGATCAGATGA
- a CDS encoding NAD(P)-dependent oxidoreductase, translated as MTKLAFLGLGVMGYPMAGHLQAAGHEVCVYNRTTAKAEKWVDQHGGTHAPTPREAADGADFVMSCVGNDDDLRSVCLGDDGAFAGMKTGATFVDHTTVSAKVTEELYAAAKEAGLGYVDAPISGGQAGAENGQLSIMCGGDEDIYAAAEPVMNTYAKLCRRIGGSGAGQMTKMANQIAIAGLVQGLSEALHFAEKAGLDGRSVVEVISQGAAGSWQMANRYETMLDDKFDHGFAVDWMRKDLGICLDTANENGASLPVTALVDQYYKDVQKMGGGRWDTSSLFKRLRKLG; from the coding sequence ATGACAAAACTGGCATTCCTGGGCCTTGGCGTGATGGGCTACCCGATGGCGGGGCATCTGCAGGCGGCGGGCCACGAGGTCTGTGTCTACAACCGCACCACCGCGAAAGCCGAGAAATGGGTGGATCAGCACGGCGGCACCCACGCCCCCACCCCTCGCGAGGCCGCCGACGGCGCCGATTTCGTCATGTCCTGCGTGGGCAACGATGACGACCTGCGCAGCGTCTGCCTGGGCGACGACGGCGCCTTTGCCGGCATGAAGACGGGTGCCACCTTCGTCGACCACACCACCGTGTCGGCCAAGGTCACCGAGGAACTCTACGCCGCCGCGAAAGAGGCGGGTCTCGGCTATGTCGACGCCCCCATCTCCGGCGGCCAGGCGGGCGCCGAGAACGGCCAGCTCTCGATCATGTGCGGCGGCGACGAAGACATCTATGCCGCCGCCGAGCCGGTCATGAACACCTACGCCAAGCTCTGCCGCCGAATCGGCGGCTCGGGCGCCGGGCAGATGACCAAGATGGCCAACCAGATCGCCATCGCCGGCCTCGTGCAGGGCCTCTCCGAAGCCCTCCATTTCGCCGAGAAGGCCGGCCTCGACGGCCGCTCCGTGGTCGAGGTGATCAGCCAGGGCGCCGCCGGCTCCTGGCAGATGGCCAACCGCTACGAGACCATGCTCGACGACAAGTTCGACCACGGCTTCGCGGTCGACTGGATGCGCAAGGATCTCGGCATCTGCCTCGACACCGCCAATGAAAACGGCGCATCCCTGCCCGTCACGGCGCTGGTCGACCAGTATTACAAGGACGTCCAGAAGATGGGCGGCGGCCGCTGGGACACCTCGAGCCTCTTCAAGCGGCTCCGCAAGCTGGGGTAA
- a CDS encoding cobalt-precorrin-5B (C(1))-methyltransferase, whose amino-acid sequence MARKPDRPLRRGWTTGACATAATRAALLGLWGAERPDRVTITLPKGEQPEFGISHWDQGDGWCEAGVVKDAGDDPDVTHGALVKARVSASEGGVVFAAGEGVGTVTMPGLPIPPGEPAINPVPRRMMEDAVGEVAAEFGKAPDIRIEVSIPGGAALAQKTWNPRLGVKGGLSILGTTGIVRPYSCAAWIASIHRGIDVACAQGLEHVAGCTGASSERAVQALYGLPDHAMLDMGDFAGGMLKYLAKHPVPRVTVGGGIGKMTKLAQGARDLHSGRSQVDFRKLAEVLGDEDVAYMNTALQVFENTGEKYAEWVAETALDQVRAMLPEGVRADTVVTDRQGAILARAGV is encoded by the coding sequence GCGGAGCGGCCGGACCGGGTGACCATCACGCTGCCGAAGGGCGAGCAGCCGGAGTTCGGGATTTCCCATTGGGATCAGGGCGATGGGTGGTGCGAGGCGGGTGTGGTCAAGGATGCGGGCGACGACCCGGACGTGACGCATGGTGCGCTGGTGAAGGCGCGTGTGTCGGCGTCTGAGGGGGGCGTGGTGTTTGCCGCAGGAGAAGGGGTTGGGACCGTGACCATGCCGGGCCTGCCCATTCCGCCGGGGGAGCCGGCGATCAACCCGGTGCCGCGCCGGATGATGGAAGACGCGGTGGGCGAGGTGGCGGCCGAGTTCGGGAAGGCGCCGGATATCCGGATCGAGGTGTCGATCCCCGGGGGCGCGGCCTTGGCGCAGAAGACGTGGAACCCGAGGCTGGGGGTGAAGGGCGGTTTGTCGATCCTGGGGACGACGGGGATCGTGCGGCCGTATTCCTGTGCCGCCTGGATCGCCTCGATTCACCGGGGGATTGATGTTGCCTGTGCGCAGGGGCTGGAACATGTGGCGGGCTGTACGGGTGCAAGCAGTGAAAGGGCGGTTCAGGCACTCTACGGCCTGCCGGATCATGCGATGCTGGACATGGGGGATTTTGCCGGGGGCATGTTGAAATACCTGGCGAAACATCCGGTGCCGCGGGTGACCGTAGGCGGCGGGATCGGCAAGATGACCAAGTTGGCGCAGGGGGCGCGGGACTTGCATTCGGGGCGCAGTCAGGTGGATTTCCGAAAGCTGGCCGAGGTGCTTGGGGATGAGGATGTGGCTTACATGAATACGGCCCTTCAGGTGTTTGAAAATACGGGTGAAAAATACGCTGAATGGGTGGCGGAAACGGCCTTGGACCAAGTGCGGGCGATGCTGCCGGAGGGGGTTCGGGCCGATACGGTGGTGACCGATCGCCAAGGCGCGATACTGGCGAGGGCCGGGGTATGA
- a CDS encoding alpha/beta hydrolase encodes MTRVLKAGRTEPQSGETRSIVVFLHGYGANGADLLGLADVLGEHLPDTLFVAPDAPEVIPMMPTGLQWFPIPWIDGSSEEEAERGLMAAAEDLNAFLDALMVDEDVLPEQVVLFGFSQGTMMALHVAPRREDSVAGVVAFSGRLLSPDLLKDEVVSRPPVLLVHGDQDDVVPPQSLPEAAEALQAAGWKDVYAHVMKGTAHGIAPDGLSVALAFMRDKLGL; translated from the coding sequence ATGACGCGCGTTCTGAAAGCGGGCCGGACGGAGCCGCAATCCGGTGAGACACGGTCGATCGTGGTGTTCCTGCACGGCTATGGTGCGAACGGGGCGGATCTGCTGGGGCTGGCCGACGTGCTGGGCGAGCATCTGCCCGATACGCTGTTCGTGGCGCCGGATGCGCCGGAAGTGATCCCGATGATGCCGACGGGGCTGCAATGGTTCCCGATCCCGTGGATCGACGGCTCGTCCGAGGAAGAGGCCGAGCGCGGGCTTATGGCCGCGGCGGAGGATCTGAACGCCTTTCTCGATGCGCTGATGGTGGACGAGGATGTTCTGCCGGAACAGGTTGTTTTGTTTGGGTTTTCCCAAGGGACGATGATGGCACTGCATGTTGCGCCGCGGCGCGAGGATTCGGTGGCGGGCGTGGTGGCCTTTTCGGGGCGGCTGTTGTCGCCGGACCTGTTGAAGGACGAGGTGGTGAGCCGGCCGCCGGTGCTTCTGGTGCATGGGGACCAGGATGACGTGGTGCCGCCGCAATCGCTTCCCGAGGCCGCCGAGGCGCTTCAGGCGGCGGGGTGGAAGGACGTCTATGCCCATGTGATGAAGGGCACGGCGCACGGGATCGCGCCCGATGGGCTGTCGGTGGCGCTGGCCTTCATGCGCGACAAGCTGGGGCTTTAA
- a CDS encoding cobalt-precorrin-6A reductase, producing the protein MKLLLLAGTGEAQQVAKALVERDIPAVASLAGATRAPKPTGLPTRIGGFGGEEGFAAFLEAEGITAVLDATHPYAHRISERTARICKEKSVPYCQILRPEWIPGPKDRWTQVQREEDVAALVPEGATVFLATGRQTLDRFANMGHAQLICRQIDPPDRPFPFVNGRFLVGRPPFSVEEERNLFQELGVDWLVVKNAGGAAAMSKLVAARELGLDVAMIVRPPQPDALKVASVAEALDWVEGL; encoded by the coding sequence ATGAAACTGTTGCTTCTGGCGGGCACGGGCGAGGCGCAGCAGGTGGCCAAGGCATTGGTGGAAAGGGATATTCCGGCGGTGGCGTCGCTGGCCGGGGCGACGCGGGCGCCGAAGCCGACGGGGTTGCCAACCCGGATCGGCGGGTTCGGGGGCGAGGAGGGGTTTGCCGCGTTCCTGGAGGCCGAGGGGATCACGGCGGTGCTGGATGCGACGCACCCCTATGCACATCGGATATCGGAACGCACGGCGCGGATTTGCAAAGAAAAATCAGTGCCTTACTGTCAAATCCTCAGACCGGAATGGATCCCGGGGCCAAAGGACCGGTGGACACAGGTTCAGCGCGAGGAGGACGTGGCAGCGCTGGTGCCGGAGGGTGCGACTGTATTCCTGGCGACCGGGCGGCAGACGCTGGACCGGTTTGCCAACATGGGCCATGCGCAGCTGATCTGTCGCCAGATCGACCCGCCGGACCGCCCATTTCCATTCGTTAACGGAAGGTTTCTTGTGGGGCGTCCGCCTTTTTCGGTGGAGGAGGAGCGAAATCTGTTTCAAGAGCTCGGTGTCGACTGGCTGGTTGTTAAGAACGCGGGCGGGGCGGCGGCGATGTCGAAGCTGGTGGCGGCGCGGGAGTTGGGCTTGGACGTGGCGATGATTGTACGGCCGCCGCAGCCCGATGCGCTTAAGGTTGCGAGCGTTGCGGAGGCGCTGGACTGGGTGGAGGGCCTGTGA
- a CDS encoding murein L,D-transpeptidase catalytic domain family protein, with translation MKLPRLFFVATMAAAMTASVPANAADSADIPGWLQKHVGTGYGQIAPVVLERARALYQQKVKAGEISNPCYFAKDVTRPSGTNGVATPRFYVICEEEKSFQAVSSGYGNGRNLKKADFSNGRQCAQNFSNAEGSKLTMGGPYVTAETKTSFKGYYEQGGKKTPFYRSFLQYDGEGETENAREREIGGHEARFLKWQCRFTKEDSPHADEEGYVPFGTLVNYTGGRSNGCTTWSPSETEEVLPLADGKPTTLYVYPESRDIDAVANAVTAGTSLSKAGVYWNAECLKAIGKPKFWPKSQLQPIIDDWRESLPEMAPYVLPICK, from the coding sequence ATGAAATTGCCTCGCCTCTTCTTTGTCGCCACGATGGCCGCCGCGATGACGGCCTCGGTGCCTGCCAACGCGGCGGACAGCGCGGATATCCCGGGCTGGCTGCAAAAGCATGTCGGGACAGGATATGGCCAGATTGCCCCGGTGGTGCTGGAACGGGCCCGGGCGCTTTACCAGCAGAAGGTCAAGGCGGGTGAGATCAGCAACCCCTGCTATTTCGCCAAGGATGTGACCCGGCCAAGCGGGACGAACGGTGTGGCGACGCCGCGCTTCTACGTGATCTGCGAGGAAGAGAAGTCGTTTCAGGCGGTGTCGTCGGGCTATGGCAACGGGCGGAACCTGAAGAAGGCGGATTTCTCGAACGGGCGGCAATGCGCGCAGAATTTCAGCAATGCGGAAGGGTCGAAGCTGACCATGGGCGGGCCCTATGTGACGGCGGAGACGAAGACCTCGTTCAAGGGTTATTACGAGCAGGGGGGCAAGAAGACGCCGTTCTATCGGTCGTTCCTGCAATACGACGGCGAGGGCGAGACCGAGAATGCGCGAGAGCGGGAGATCGGCGGGCACGAGGCGCGGTTCCTGAAGTGGCAATGCCGGTTCACGAAAGAGGACAGCCCCCATGCCGACGAGGAGGGCTATGTGCCCTTCGGCACGCTGGTGAACTATACCGGCGGGCGGAGCAATGGCTGCACGACATGGTCACCATCCGAGACCGAGGAGGTTCTGCCGCTGGCGGACGGGAAGCCGACGACGCTGTATGTCTATCCGGAGTCGCGGGATATCGACGCCGTGGCGAATGCGGTGACGGCGGGGACGTCGCTGTCGAAGGCGGGTGTTTACTGGAACGCGGAGTGCCTGAAGGCGATTGGCAAGCCGAAGTTCTGGCCCAAGAGCCAGTTGCAGCCGATCATCGACGATTGGCGGGAGTCCTTGCCGGAAATGGCGCCCTATGTGCTGCCGATCTGCAAGTGA